In a genomic window of Desulfobulbaceae bacterium:
- a CDS encoding integron integrase, whose amino-acid sequence MLSIPSSLQSQFTVCLQNKEVPNRLHAFYEKWLRFYLDFCRKYHFTPDQKESLSRFLGKLQEKKQTKSNQQQASHAISLYHELIGSTKPLSDNQPPPKADLPGKMAKVPISASAASTGPTNTSNCVATMRKTYPQPSPPPTVSVKINEPGARTNASWKEEYAGLEDEIKLRHYSPKTLKTYRLWMRKFQSFTKSKPPELLSPVDVKDFLTFLAVKKNISASTQNQAFNALLFFFRHVLHKEFGKVEGVVRAKRKPYIPVVLSREEIDEILAHLVPPYDMVVKLLYGCGLRLVECLNLRIHCLNFDAGIVTVHGKGKKVRTVPLPETIIMGLRARVNSLKDLHQRDLDRKYAGVFLMDALGKKYPNAAKEFIWQWLFPAMNLTLVPGTGEYCRSYLHETHVQKAIKEAVDKARLCKRASAHTFRHSFASHLLQANYDIRTIQELLGHSDVRTTMIYTHTIKSQTIKEAKSPLDF is encoded by the coding sequence ATGCTCTCAATCCCTTCATCGTTACAGTCGCAATTTACAGTATGTTTACAAAATAAGGAGGTTCCAAATCGCTTGCACGCGTTTTACGAAAAATGGTTGCGCTTTTACCTTGATTTCTGCCGGAAGTATCATTTTACACCCGACCAAAAAGAGAGCCTCTCTCGCTTCCTTGGTAAATTACAAGAAAAGAAACAAACTAAATCCAATCAACAGCAAGCATCACATGCGATCTCGCTTTATCATGAGCTTATTGGATCAACTAAACCTCTAAGCGATAACCAGCCCCCACCGAAAGCTGATCTGCCAGGAAAGATGGCCAAGGTACCAATATCTGCTTCTGCTGCTTCTACAGGCCCGACAAACACTAGCAATTGTGTCGCAACCATGCGAAAAACGTATCCCCAACCATCACCTCCGCCAACCGTCTCCGTCAAGATCAACGAACCAGGTGCTCGAACCAACGCTTCCTGGAAAGAGGAATATGCCGGATTGGAGGATGAAATCAAGCTGCGGCATTATTCTCCGAAGACCTTAAAAACGTACCGGCTCTGGATGCGAAAATTCCAATCCTTTACCAAGAGCAAACCTCCAGAATTGCTCTCTCCTGTTGATGTTAAGGACTTTTTGACCTTTCTGGCGGTTAAAAAAAATATTTCTGCGTCGACTCAGAATCAGGCGTTTAATGCGCTTTTGTTTTTTTTTCGCCATGTCTTGCACAAAGAGTTCGGCAAGGTCGAGGGAGTGGTCAGGGCCAAGCGCAAGCCTTACATACCGGTCGTGTTGTCCCGTGAAGAAATTGACGAGATTCTTGCTCATCTCGTACCTCCATATGATATGGTCGTGAAATTGCTATATGGCTGCGGACTTCGGTTGGTTGAGTGCTTGAACCTGCGCATCCACTGCTTGAACTTTGATGCCGGAATTGTAACCGTTCATGGCAAAGGGAAAAAGGTCAGAACAGTACCTCTCCCCGAAACAATTATAATGGGCCTCCGAGCCCGGGTAAACTCTTTGAAAGATCTGCATCAACGCGATCTGGACCGTAAATATGCTGGGGTGTTTCTGATGGATGCGCTGGGGAAAAAATATCCGAATGCGGCTAAGGAATTTATTTGGCAATGGTTGTTTCCGGCCATGAACTTGACCCTTGTTCCAGGGACTGGCGAATACTGCCGGTCTTATCTACACGAAACCCATGTGCAAAAGGCGATAAAGGAGGCGGTTGACAAGGCCAGGCTTTGCAAGCGCGCCTCCGCCCACACCTTCCGTCACAGCTTTGCCAGCCATTTGTTACAGGCAAATTATGATATCCGCACGATCCAGGAACTGTTAGGCCACAGTGATGTGAGAACCACCATGATTTATACTCACACCATTAAAAGCCAGACCATAAAAGAAGCAAAAAGTCCCCTTGATTTCTAG
- a CDS encoding acyl-CoA thioesterase encodes MVDKTTADALVHSCQTRVLYGDTDSGGVVYYGNYLRYFEKGRTEFMRAQGISYKSLEESGFIMPVVENYTRYKASATYDDLIEIQTTLAEVKQVSCKFIYQIRNVETNRILVKGHTVNAIVDKSGRLTKFPDEIYSKLIEIARKLD; translated from the coding sequence GTGGTTGATAAAACAACCGCCGATGCCCTTGTGCACAGTTGCCAAACCCGCGTTTTGTACGGAGATACAGATTCTGGCGGTGTAGTTTATTATGGGAATTACCTCCGTTATTTTGAAAAAGGACGCACTGAGTTCATGCGAGCGCAGGGGATTAGTTATAAGTCTTTGGAGGAATCGGGTTTTATCATGCCAGTCGTTGAAAATTACACCCGCTATAAAGCTTCAGCCACCTATGATGATCTCATTGAGATACAAACTACACTGGCTGAGGTTAAGCAGGTGTCCTGTAAATTTATCTACCAGATTAGAAATGTTGAGACAAATCGTATTCTCGTGAAAGGCCATACTGTTAATGCAATTGTTGATAAGAGTGGCAGGCTTACTAAATTTCCAGATGAAATATATTCTAAGCTCATTGAGATAGCCAGGAAGCTTGACTGA